A stretch of DNA from Flavobacteriaceae bacterium MAR_2009_75:
CATTTGGCAAGAAGAGGCAAATTAAGCCTATAATTTCTAAGCAACCATCGCCTCAAAATTTAAACGAACACAAATGAAATCTATTCTACTACCATTCCACTACATGCTGACGACTGCCTTGCTTTTTGCAGTTATTTCCTGTTCTGAAGAAAAAAAGGAAAAAAAATCTCAAAAACAGCCCAACATTTTATTCATCATGTCTGATGATCACGCCTATCAAGCCATTAGCGCATATGATAGTAAGTTGATTCAGACACCGAATATTGATAGATTGGCCAAGGAGGGCGTGCTATTTACCAACGCCAGCGTTACCAATTCCATCTGTGCCCCATCAAGGGCAACCATATTAACTGGAAAACATACCCATATCAATGGCAAAATCGATAATCTGATGCCTTTTGATACGACCCAGGTAACCTTTCCGCAGATCTTTCAAAAGAACGGTTATGAAACCGCCATGTTCGGCAAATTACATTTTGGCAATAACCCGAAAGGGGTTGATGAATTTATGATCTTACCCGGTCAAGGCTTTTATATCAATCCCGATTTTAAAACCTCTCGCGGAGATACCACCATAACGGGCTATGTAACTGATATTATTACAGATGTAACTCTTAATTGGCTAAAAGAAGAAAGGGATGAAGAAAAACCCTTTATGATGATGTACTTACATAAAGCACCCCATAGACCTTGGTGGCCCAAGCCTGAAAAATTTGCGGAGTTTATCCAAAAGGAATTTCCGGAGCCAGAAACACTTTTCGATGACTATAAAAACCGAGGAACCGCGGCCAAAACTGCCGAAATGAACTTGCTCACCCACATGATGTACAGCCATGACAGTAAAATACGACCTGAGTTAGTTGAAAAGATGGGCGACAAGGTGACACCAAAAGTCGAGGAATTCGACAATGGTTTTTACGGCCCCTACGGTCGTGCGAATGCCGAACAAAAAGCCCAATATGATGTGGTGTTGGATAAGATAAATGCCGACTTCGAAAAAAATTGGCCCAGTATGACTGATGAGGAAAAAATGAAATGGAAATACCAGCGATACATGCAAGACTATTTGGCTTGTATATCTACGGTTGATGATAACGTAGGCCGTGTATTGGATTATCTAGATGAAAGTGGCTTGGCCGAGAATACGATAGTGGTATATACCTCTGACCAAGGTTTTTACTTAGGTGAACACGGGTGGTTCGACAAAAGATTCATTTACGATGAATCATTTAAAACACCACTTCTTATTAAATGGCCGGGTAAAATCGCTCCGGGGTCGGTCGAAAATGAAATGGTTCAAAATCTTGACTTTGCTCAAACCTTTTTGGAGGCTGCCGATATACCTGTGCCTGATGACATGCAAGGCGAAAGCCTTATACCTTTGTTAACGGGCAATAAGGAAAACTGGAACAGAGAAGCGGTTTATTATCAATACTATGAATACCCCAGCGTACATATGGTAAAGCGACATTACGGCATCGTTACCAAAGAATATAAGCTGGCCCATTTCTATTATGACGTAGATGAATGGGAACTCTATGACAGGTTAAAAGATCCGCAAGAGCTCAATAATGTCTACCAGGATCCTGAGTATGCCGATGTGGTAAATGATATGACCCTAAAACTTAAGGAAATAAGAAAAAAATACAAGGATTCTTCTGAATTGGATCAAAAGTACATTGATATCTACAAGAAAATGAAGGCCGAAAAAGAGAACGATTTATAGTAGGCTTCAGTTTCAGGCCCAAATGCAATTATTTCTTACCCTAAAACCAAATAATACAATGTCATTCCGTAGAAATTTAAGCTTATTCTTAATTTCCATCTCTATGTTAGGGTCACCTTCCTGTGAAGGCAAAAAAGAAGAAGTGCCCCAAAAAGCTAAAAAACCCAACGTGATCCTAATTTTAGTAGATGATCAAGGGTATGGTGATATTGCCGCCTTGGGAAACCCCCATATCAAAACTCCGAATTTAGATCGGCTACACGCTCAAAGTGCTCGTTTTACCGACTACCATGTAAACCCTACCTGTGCACCTACTAGGGCAGCTCTAATGACCGGTCGAAACGCAAATAGAACCGGGGTTTGGCATACGATAAATGGCCGCTCTTTAATTTCAGGGGACGAAGTGACCATGGCCCAAATATTTAAGGAAAATGGTTATAGCACCGCCATGTTCGGCAAATGGCATTTAGGAGATAACTACCCGTTTAGGCCTGAAGACAAGGGTTTTGATGAAGTACTGACCCACGGTGGGGGCGGTATGGAACAAACCATGGATTATTGGAACAACGACTATTTTGATGACATGTACTTGCATAATGGCGAGCTAAAACGTTACCAAGGCTACAGCACAGATGTTTGGTTCAATGAGGCCATAAAGCATATCGAAGCCAAAAAAAATGAGCCTTTCTTTTGTTATTTACCTACCAACACGGCCCACTCCCCTTATTTTGTGGAAGACAAATATGCAGCCCCTTATCAGGGAAATGATGCTATTCCGCTGCCTGCTTTCTATGGAATGATTGCCAACATTGATGAGAACGTGGGAAAATTGGTCGACTATTTAGAAACATCCGGACTCTCTGATAATACCATTCTTATTTTCACGACAGACAATGGTACCGCCCAAGGCGCAAAAACTGAAGGTCATAGGCTAGATGGTTTTATCAAGCAAGGGTATAATGCTGGAATGCGGGGCGTAAAGGCTAGTAAATATGAAGGCGGACATCGAGTGCCTTTGTTTCTACATTGGAAAAATGGCGGTATAAGCGTAGGCAAAGACATTAACGAGCTTACGGCCCACTATGATGTATTGCCTACTTTGGTAGATATGTGCGGCTTAAGGGTGAGTGAAGAAATAAAATTTGATGGTCAAAGCCTTCTTCCCCTGATAAACGGAGATACCAAAGACTTCAATGAACGAATTGTAATTACCAATTCACAAAGAACCGAAGTACCGGAGCCTTGGCGAAGAACATCGTTGATGCAGGCTAAATGGCGATTGGTCGATGGTAGTGAACTTTATGATTTGAAGACCGATCCAGAACAAAAAGTAAATATTGCCGATCAACATCCAGAAAAAATTGAAGCCTACAGAAAGGTATATGAAGAATGGTGGCAAGAACTGCTTCCGACCTATAAAGACTTACCACGGATTTACGTTGGGCATAAAGCGGAAAATCCTGTAAATCTGTATTGCCACGATTGGCATACGAACAAAGATAGCCCTTGGCACCAACGACATATCCGCAGTGGCTATATCGATAACGGCTATTGGGCATTATCCGTAAGGGAAAGCGGCACGTATTCGATAAAGTTGCGACGATGGCCCAAAGAGACCAAATTGGCCTTAAGTGCCGAAGCCCCCATTAGGCCAGCAAAAGAAGGTACTACCGTAAGCGCCAGTAAAAAAGGAAAAGCGTTAGACATTAAAAAAGCACGGTTGAAAATACAGAAAACCGATGTGGAAAAACAAGTAGATTCTACCAAAGAATATGTCAGTTTTACCATCGATCTAGAAGAAGGAGAGGCCAATTTACAAACTTGGTTTACTTTAGATAGTAACAACACCCTAGGGGCCTACTTTGTGAGCATTGAAAAAGTAGAAGAATAGAAATACTTAAGAATACGCAACTATTAAGGTTATGAACGATGGTTTATTATTTTAGAATCATAGTTTATACCATATAAAAAGAGAAAAAATCAAATTGCGGCATATACTTTTTTAGTAATACATATGGCAGTTAGAACCAGTACACTTCGAGCAAAATCTCCTTTGATCTTCATAATATTTTTGGTTGTGGCTTGTACCCAAAATTCAAAGGAAATCGTTCTCAAACCCGGTCTGAGAGTAGAGGCACTGTTGATTCATCAAGATAATTTTGAAACTGACCTCAATAACTGGAAAATTGAACAAATGGAAGGGGGACAAACCATTCTTAAAAATAAAAAACTTGAAATAGATGATGCTGCAGGCTGTACCATATGGTTTAAAGAAGAACTAGAAGGGCCCATCATGATTGAATATGACACTTTTATCATAAATCAAGACGGACCCCATGACCGTGTTTCAGATATGAATTGTTTTTGGATGGCCAAGGATATGGAAAACCAAAAAAACCTCTTTGAAAATTCAGAAAATAGACATGGGAAATTCAGTAATTATGATGGGCTTCGACTGTATTATATGGGCGTGGGTGGCCACGACAATTCTAAGACAAGATTTAGAAGGTATAAAGGTAACGGAAAGCGCCCCTTACTAAAACAGCACGACTTCTCGAACGAATCGTATCTACTGAAATCGAATACTACATACCACATTAGAATCATAGCCTATAGCAATATCATTCAATATTATAGAAACGGAGTGAAGATGATAGACTTTTACGATAATTCACCATACACCAAAGGTCATTTTGGATTTAGGACCGTAAACAATCATATGACGATAGATAATTTCAAAGTATACAAATTAGAAAACAAATAAAACTGATAATGAGTACAAATTACGAAACACGATATGCATCTAGCCCCAAGGCGGTAAAAAAGTATGATACATCTGAACTTAGAAAAGAGTTCTTGATCGACAATCTAATGGAAGAAGGAAAAATTAACCTTACCTATACGCACTATGATCGATATATCGCAGGATCTGCAGTGCCCATAAACCCTTTAACATTA
This window harbors:
- a CDS encoding arylsulfatase A-like enzyme translates to MKSILLPFHYMLTTALLFAVISCSEEKKEKKSQKQPNILFIMSDDHAYQAISAYDSKLIQTPNIDRLAKEGVLFTNASVTNSICAPSRATILTGKHTHINGKIDNLMPFDTTQVTFPQIFQKNGYETAMFGKLHFGNNPKGVDEFMILPGQGFYINPDFKTSRGDTTITGYVTDIITDVTLNWLKEERDEEKPFMMMYLHKAPHRPWWPKPEKFAEFIQKEFPEPETLFDDYKNRGTAAKTAEMNLLTHMMYSHDSKIRPELVEKMGDKVTPKVEEFDNGFYGPYGRANAEQKAQYDVVLDKINADFEKNWPSMTDEEKMKWKYQRYMQDYLACISTVDDNVGRVLDYLDESGLAENTIVVYTSDQGFYLGEHGWFDKRFIYDESFKTPLLIKWPGKIAPGSVENEMVQNLDFAQTFLEAADIPVPDDMQGESLIPLLTGNKENWNREAVYYQYYEYPSVHMVKRHYGIVTKEYKLAHFYYDVDEWELYDRLKDPQELNNVYQDPEYADVVNDMTLKLKEIRKKYKDSSELDQKYIDIYKKMKAEKENDL
- a CDS encoding arylsulfatase A-like enzyme, with protein sequence MLGSPSCEGKKEEVPQKAKKPNVILILVDDQGYGDIAALGNPHIKTPNLDRLHAQSARFTDYHVNPTCAPTRAALMTGRNANRTGVWHTINGRSLISGDEVTMAQIFKENGYSTAMFGKWHLGDNYPFRPEDKGFDEVLTHGGGGMEQTMDYWNNDYFDDMYLHNGELKRYQGYSTDVWFNEAIKHIEAKKNEPFFCYLPTNTAHSPYFVEDKYAAPYQGNDAIPLPAFYGMIANIDENVGKLVDYLETSGLSDNTILIFTTDNGTAQGAKTEGHRLDGFIKQGYNAGMRGVKASKYEGGHRVPLFLHWKNGGISVGKDINELTAHYDVLPTLVDMCGLRVSEEIKFDGQSLLPLINGDTKDFNERIVITNSQRTEVPEPWRRTSLMQAKWRLVDGSELYDLKTDPEQKVNIADQHPEKIEAYRKVYEEWWQELLPTYKDLPRIYVGHKAENPVNLYCHDWHTNKDSPWHQRHIRSGYIDNGYWALSVRESGTYSIKLRRWPKETKLALSAEAPIRPAKEGTTVSASKKGKALDIKKARLKIQKTDVEKQVDSTKEYVSFTIDLEEGEANLQTWFTLDSNNTLGAYFVSIEKVEE